The Pseudomonas sp. FP2309 genome has a window encoding:
- a CDS encoding undecaprenyl-diphosphate phosphatase — translation MTNVCSAGLDVGFASLDYLQIFILGVIQGITELLPVSSTAHMRVVPALLGWQDPGSAFSAAMQLAALAAVVSYFWRDVRQVTTGSIDAVRRGDYDDRWFKLAVAIVLATIPIGIAGLALSSTLNACNSPLRGLMVIGVSCLVMAALLATAELRARHTREMSQMRLRDALIVGVAQIGALIPGVSRSGSTLTAALFLNFKREEAARFSFLLGLPAIALAGLKELWVLLRADLPAHAWPHLLFGLVVASISAFFAIWGLMKFLERFSTWPFVIYRALLGVFLIVAVSSGLLPG, via the coding sequence TTGACGAACGTCTGTTCCGCCGGCCTGGATGTGGGCTTTGCGTCCCTGGACTACCTGCAGATATTCATCCTGGGGGTGATCCAGGGCATTACCGAACTGTTACCGGTGTCCTCCACCGCGCACATGCGCGTGGTGCCCGCCCTGCTCGGCTGGCAAGACCCCGGTTCGGCGTTTTCGGCGGCCATGCAGTTGGCCGCGCTGGCGGCGGTGGTCAGTTATTTCTGGCGCGATGTGCGCCAGGTGACCACAGGCAGCATCGACGCGGTACGCCGGGGTGACTATGACGACCGCTGGTTCAAGCTGGCGGTGGCAATCGTGCTGGCGACGATTCCCATCGGCATCGCCGGGCTCGCGCTGTCCTCGACCTTGAACGCGTGCAACTCGCCGTTGCGCGGCCTGATGGTGATCGGCGTCTCGTGCCTGGTCATGGCGGCATTGCTGGCAACGGCCGAACTGCGCGCACGACATACCCGCGAAATGAGCCAAATGCGCCTGCGCGATGCGTTGATCGTGGGCGTTGCGCAGATTGGCGCGCTGATTCCCGGGGTATCGCGCTCGGGCTCCACCCTCACCGCGGCGTTGTTCCTCAATTTCAAACGCGAAGAGGCTGCGCGCTTTTCCTTCCTCCTGGGCCTGCCGGCCATCGCCCTGGCCGGTTTGAAAGAGCTGTGGGTGTTACTGCGCGCCGACCTGCCGGCCCACGCCTGGCCGCACCTGCTGTTCGGCCTGGTGGTAGCGAGCATCTCGGCGTTCTTTGCGATCTGGGGCCTGATGAAGTTTCTGGAGCGATTCTCCACCTGGCCGTTCGTGATCTATCGTGCGCTGTTGGGGGTGTTCCTGATTGTGGCGGTCAGCAGCGGTTTGCTGCCTGGGTAG
- a CDS encoding GlxA family transcriptional regulator: MHSVALMVYPNFQSLSLSLGSVFECANLLRGEPAYEFHLVSESGGAVMTSQGFSVNTSAVRPEGYDTLIVSGYLEFRLPEADLLELVKAASAQSRRVASLCMGIFVLAEAGLLEGKRTTTHWIHAPAFRKRYPDIHLEEDKLFVVDGQVWTGAGMSAGVDLALAMVENDLGSDLARRIARKLVIAQRRGSEQSQLSALLELDPKSDRVQLALAYARENLTHDLSVEALADVARLSPRQFSRVFREETGQTPAKAIEALRVEAARALMETSRHPVEVVARETGFGDRERMRQAFLRAFGQPPQAMQQAFNAAPLG, from the coding sequence ATGCACAGCGTTGCGCTGATGGTTTACCCGAACTTCCAATCCCTGAGCCTCAGCCTGGGCTCGGTGTTCGAGTGCGCGAACCTGCTGCGCGGCGAGCCGGCGTATGAGTTCCATCTGGTGTCGGAAAGCGGCGGCGCGGTGATGACCTCCCAGGGGTTTTCGGTGAATACCTCAGCCGTTCGCCCCGAGGGGTATGACACGCTGATCGTCAGCGGCTACCTGGAGTTTCGCCTGCCGGAGGCCGACCTGCTGGAACTGGTCAAGGCCGCCTCGGCGCAATCGCGGCGGGTCGCCTCGTTGTGCATGGGCATCTTTGTGCTGGCCGAAGCCGGGTTGCTGGAGGGCAAACGCACCACCACCCATTGGATTCACGCCCCGGCGTTTCGCAAGCGCTACCCGGATATCCACCTGGAAGAAGACAAGCTGTTCGTGGTGGACGGCCAGGTGTGGACGGGCGCCGGCATGAGTGCCGGTGTGGACCTGGCGCTGGCCATGGTGGAGAACGACCTGGGCAGCGACCTGGCCCGGCGCATCGCGCGCAAACTGGTGATCGCCCAGCGCCGGGGCAGCGAGCAGTCGCAGTTGTCGGCCTTGCTGGAGCTGGACCCCAAGTCCGACCGCGTGCAATTGGCCCTGGCCTATGCACGCGAGAACCTCACCCACGACCTGTCCGTGGAAGCCCTGGCCGACGTCGCCCGGCTGAGCCCGCGCCAGTTCAGCCGGGTGTTTCGCGAAGAAACCGGGCAAACCCCGGCCAAGGCCATCGAAGCCCTGCGCGTAGAGGCAGCACGGGCGCTGATGGAAACCAGCCGCCACCCGGTGGAAGTGGTGGCCCGCGAAACCGGTTTTGGTGATCGCGAGCGCATGCGTCAGGCGTTTCTACGGGCGTTCGGGCAACCGCCGCAGGCGATGCAGCAGGCGTTTAATGCAGCGCCACTCGGGTAA
- the yghU gene encoding glutathione-dependent disulfide-bond oxidoreductase codes for MTDYVPPKVWTWDAESGGTFASINRPIAGATHDKALPVGKHPLQLYSLATPNGQKVTILLEELLALGHSGAEYDAWLIKIGDGDQFGSGFVEVNPNSKIPALMDHSGATPIRVFESGAILQYLAEKFGAFFPTEPAARAECLSWLFWQMGSAPYLGGGFGHFYAYAPSKMEYPINRFAMETKRQLDVLDKRLAVSEYIAGDEYTIADIAIWPWYGGLVKGRLYGAAEFLSVHEYKHVQRWAEAIDARPAVQRGRRVNRVSGEPHEQLAERHDASDLD; via the coding sequence ATGACCGATTACGTACCCCCGAAAGTCTGGACCTGGGACGCCGAAAGCGGCGGCACCTTCGCCAGCATCAACCGACCTATTGCCGGCGCCACCCACGATAAAGCGTTGCCGGTCGGCAAGCATCCGCTGCAGCTGTATTCCCTGGCCACGCCCAACGGGCAGAAGGTCACCATCCTGCTCGAAGAACTGCTGGCCCTGGGGCACAGCGGCGCGGAGTACGACGCCTGGCTGATCAAGATCGGCGACGGCGACCAGTTCGGCAGCGGCTTTGTCGAGGTCAACCCGAACTCCAAGATCCCGGCCCTCATGGACCACAGCGGCGCCACGCCGATTCGTGTGTTCGAGTCCGGCGCGATCCTGCAATACCTGGCCGAGAAGTTCGGCGCGTTCTTCCCCACCGAGCCTGCGGCCCGCGCCGAATGCCTGTCGTGGTTGTTCTGGCAGATGGGCAGCGCGCCTTACCTGGGCGGCGGTTTCGGGCACTTCTATGCGTATGCGCCGAGCAAGATGGAATACCCGATCAACCGCTTTGCCATGGAGACCAAACGGCAGTTGGACGTGCTCGATAAGCGCCTGGCGGTGAGCGAGTACATCGCCGGGGATGAATACACCATCGCCGATATCGCCATCTGGCCGTGGTATGGCGGCCTGGTCAAAGGCCGTTTGTACGGCGCGGCGGAGTTTTTGTCGGTGCATGAGTACAAGCATGTGCAGCGCTGGGCGGAGGCGATTGACGCACGGCCGGCGGTGCAGCGTGGGCGGCGGGTGAATCGGGTGTCGGGCGAGCCTCATGAGCAGTTGGCTGAGCGGCATGACGCAAGTGATCTGGATTGA
- a CDS encoding MFS transporter translates to MNDCVSHAPVDGRAEPTAPAWMAVFSLAMGVFGLLTAEYLPASLLTPMALDLGVSEALAGQAVTVTAVVALFAGLLVPGLTRGIDRRLVLLGFSTLMIASNLLVAFSSSLLVLLLMRILLGIALGGFWSMAAAVAMRLVPAASLPRALSIIFSGIAVGTVVAVPLGSYLGGLYGWRSAFVAAAAVGGATLAFQLFTLPRLAPSGTARLRTVLDVLLRPGIAIGMFGCVLVHTGHFALFTYIRPFLESSTGVGTQGLALMLLGFGAANFVGTLLAGWLLVRNPRGTLVLMPALVGVAALALVLLPASLPGQALLLALWGMAFGGVPVAWSNWVARAVPDQAESAGGMVVASVQSAIAAGAAGGGAMFSVTGIDGVFLGAGCLMLLAAVLIALRVQVPRNSEAGSVTHHPSLV, encoded by the coding sequence ATGAATGATTGTGTGTCCCATGCCCCTGTCGATGGCAGGGCAGAACCGACCGCGCCGGCCTGGATGGCGGTGTTTTCCCTGGCGATGGGCGTGTTCGGCCTGCTCACGGCGGAGTACCTGCCGGCCAGCCTGTTGACGCCGATGGCCCTGGACCTTGGCGTGTCGGAAGCGTTGGCCGGGCAAGCCGTAACGGTGACCGCGGTGGTGGCCTTGTTCGCCGGTTTGCTGGTGCCTGGCCTGACGCGCGGCATCGACCGGCGCCTTGTGTTGTTGGGGTTTTCCACGCTGATGATTGCGTCCAACCTGCTGGTGGCGTTCTCGTCCAGCCTCCTGGTGCTGTTGTTGATGCGCATCCTGCTGGGCATTGCCCTCGGCGGTTTCTGGAGCATGGCGGCGGCGGTTGCGATGCGCCTGGTACCGGCGGCGTCGCTGCCGCGTGCGCTGTCGATCATCTTCAGTGGCATTGCGGTGGGCACGGTCGTCGCGGTGCCATTGGGCAGCTACCTCGGCGGTCTGTACGGTTGGCGCAGTGCATTTGTTGCGGCCGCCGCTGTTGGCGGGGCGACCCTGGCGTTCCAGCTGTTCACGCTGCCGCGCCTGGCACCCAGCGGTACTGCGCGCCTGCGCACCGTGCTGGATGTACTGCTGCGCCCCGGCATTGCCATCGGCATGTTCGGCTGCGTGCTGGTGCACACCGGGCACTTCGCGCTGTTTACCTACATTCGCCCGTTTCTGGAAAGCAGCACCGGGGTCGGTACCCAAGGGTTGGCGTTGATGCTGCTGGGGTTTGGCGCGGCGAATTTTGTCGGCACGCTGCTGGCCGGATGGTTGCTGGTGCGTAACCCCCGTGGAACCCTGGTGCTGATGCCGGCTTTGGTGGGCGTCGCCGCGTTGGCACTGGTGCTGCTGCCGGCATCGCTGCCTGGCCAGGCGTTGCTCCTGGCGCTATGGGGCATGGCTTTCGGCGGGGTGCCGGTGGCATGGTCGAACTGGGTCGCCCGTGCAGTGCCGGATCAGGCGGAAAGTGCCGGGGGCATGGTGGTGGCTTCAGTGCAATCGGCAATTGCGGCGGGTGCCGCTGGCGGGGGCGCGATGTTCAGTGTCACTGGCATCGACGGTGTCTTTCTGGGCGCGGGTTGCTTGATGCTGTTGGCGGCAGTGTTGATCGCGCTGCGTGTGCAGGTGCCCCGCAATAGCGAGGCAGGGAGTGTGACGCACCACCCGTCTTTGGTTTAG
- a CDS encoding type 1 glutamine amidotransferase domain-containing protein encodes MKVLMVLTSHDQLGDTGRKTGFWLEEFAAPYYAFKDAGAEVVLASPAGGQPPLDPKSDEPDAQTEQTHRFATDSAAQQALANTIKLDTVNADDFDTVFYPGGHGPLWDLAESPVSIALIEAFERAGKPIGFVCHAPGALRHVKAVNGDPLIKGRRVTGFSNAEEEAVGLTQVVPFLIEDEFKQLGGKYEKGADWQSFVIEDGLLVTGQNPGSSSDVAKALLKLTA; translated from the coding sequence ATGAAAGTATTAATGGTACTGACCTCTCACGACCAGCTTGGCGATACCGGCCGCAAGACTGGCTTCTGGCTCGAAGAGTTCGCGGCACCCTATTACGCGTTCAAGGACGCCGGCGCCGAGGTGGTGCTGGCATCCCCGGCCGGTGGCCAGCCACCACTGGACCCCAAAAGCGATGAGCCGGATGCGCAAACCGAGCAGACCCATCGCTTTGCCACCGATTCGGCTGCGCAGCAGGCGCTGGCCAACACCATCAAGCTCGATACCGTCAACGCTGACGACTTCGACACCGTGTTCTACCCTGGCGGCCACGGCCCGCTGTGGGACCTGGCCGAATCACCGGTGTCCATCGCCCTGATCGAAGCCTTTGAACGCGCCGGCAAGCCCATTGGTTTTGTCTGCCATGCACCGGGCGCGCTGCGTCACGTCAAGGCGGTCAATGGCGATCCGCTGATCAAGGGCCGCCGTGTGACGGGCTTCTCCAACGCCGAGGAAGAGGCCGTCGGCCTGACCCAGGTGGTGCCGTTCCTGATTGAAGATGAATTCAAGCAATTGGGTGGCAAATATGAGAAGGGCGCCGATTGGCAATCCTTCGTTATCGAAGATGGTTTATTGGTCACAGGCCAGAACCCTGGTAGTTCCAGTGATGTCGCCAAGGCTCTGTTGAAACTCACCGCTTAA